A stretch of the Candidatus Dependentiae bacterium genome encodes the following:
- a CDS encoding cysteine desulfurase, translating into MFKKLRADFPFFTKRPELTYLDNAATTQKPQAVIDAITNFYARDNAPVHRGIYTLAEEATVHYEQARSTIAHYLGALPQEIVFTGGTTEGINFVAYAWGQKNLHPGDEIIVSELEHHSNLVPWIRLCQEKQLVLKYIPVTPEGDLDYSAYADLLSTKTKLVACTAQSNALGTAVNLPAIIKPARAYGAKILIDAAQIVGRTPINLRELDIDFLVFSGHKMTGPTGIGVLYINKKIQEHVEPYQVGGGMVFSVGSDHATWLKSPAKYEAGTPPIAQALGLAAAFNYLHTQVDFEKLKEHEAELTRYALTELLQMPTIRVLGPQEQLAMQGHMVSFASTKYHAHDIAAYLDTYGICVRAGHHCAQPLHKKLGIESSTRLSFYLYTTQEEVERCIYYLKKLF; encoded by the coding sequence ATGTTTAAAAAACTAAGAGCAGATTTTCCTTTTTTTACTAAAAGACCTGAATTAACTTATTTGGATAATGCTGCAACCACACAAAAGCCGCAAGCAGTTATAGATGCCATAACTAACTTTTACGCACGTGATAATGCTCCTGTACATCGCGGCATCTATACCCTTGCTGAAGAGGCAACCGTACACTATGAGCAAGCACGCTCAACTATAGCGCATTATTTAGGAGCTTTACCTCAAGAAATAGTATTTACTGGCGGAACCACTGAAGGTATAAACTTTGTTGCTTATGCATGGGGTCAAAAAAACTTGCATCCAGGCGACGAAATTATAGTCAGTGAGCTTGAGCATCATTCTAATTTAGTGCCCTGGATAAGACTCTGCCAAGAAAAGCAGCTGGTACTTAAATACATTCCTGTAACACCCGAAGGTGATTTAGATTACTCGGCCTATGCAGATTTACTCAGCACAAAAACTAAACTGGTTGCTTGTACAGCTCAGTCTAATGCTTTAGGCACTGCAGTAAACTTACCTGCTATAATTAAACCTGCGCGTGCTTATGGTGCTAAAATACTTATCGATGCAGCACAAATAGTTGGTCGCACACCTATTAATCTACGCGAGCTTGATATAGATTTTCTGGTCTTTTCTGGCCATAAAATGACAGGTCCTACAGGCATAGGTGTACTCTATATAAACAAAAAAATACAAGAGCACGTTGAGCCTTATCAAGTTGGTGGCGGCATGGTGTTCTCTGTTGGTTCTGATCATGCCACTTGGCTCAAAAGCCCAGCAAAATACGAAGCGGGTACACCACCTATTGCTCAGGCTTTAGGCCTAGCTGCAGCTTTTAATTATTTACATACTCAAGTAGATTTTGAAAAATTAAAAGAGCATGAAGCTGAACTTACCCGTTATGCTTTAACTGAGTTGCTTCAGATGCCCACGATACGGGTTTTAGGACCTCAAGAGCAGCTAGCTATGCAAGGGCATATGGTAAGCTTTGCGTCTACTAAGTATCATGCACATGATATTGCAGCTTATTTAGATACCTACGGTATATGTGTACGAGCAGGGCACCATTGTGCGCAGCCACTTCATAAAAAACTAGGCATAGAAAGTTCTACGCGCCTTAGTTTTTACCTTTATACAACTCAAGAAGAAGTTGAACGTTGTATCTATTATCTTAAAAAGCTTTTTTAA
- a CDS encoding DUF726 domain-containing protein: MENYMIDKKQLVSGIYLTSILLIITATFSLQVKKTPIKKQVTIFVHGTVFPFLAFLNPHKTYIHNLDSQDWYSRCIGQLRTNPLLQEDCIMLDVGLHKIDNGYLQQYTQQTLPPALSKKGAYQAIGAYHTITKLLANNSKQHVEHDYYTFGFTGLLSESHRKQTAEDLYQTLIKLIYTYKQQNYEPIITLCGYSHGGNVILYTAQAAERSPAAISIDTVVLLGTPLQTETAQLAKKSIFKTVINIYSTGDTVQSGDSFSTPHGITHRKLSDLFNTQEYVKVCPGKHLYDLQITADEDKQAFGHCAYWFFNHYSPGLFNTTPVNTQAVYNTLTPLPLVILIPLVKELLKKTSFTYQNITDLTLSLNAHESYFGFQVLNAHNNQCLLKSANIKNSVSRIQQYAQTSWQPYVHESFSMRLAVGALTALQTLVT, translated from the coding sequence ATGGAAAATTACATGATTGATAAAAAACAATTAGTGAGTGGTATCTATCTAACTTCAATTCTTTTGATTATAACTGCCACGTTTAGCCTACAAGTAAAAAAAACTCCGATCAAAAAGCAAGTAACTATATTTGTGCATGGTACAGTTTTTCCCTTTTTGGCATTCCTTAATCCTCATAAAACCTATATCCATAATCTTGATTCTCAGGACTGGTATTCACGCTGTATCGGGCAGTTACGCACTAATCCATTGTTACAAGAAGATTGTATTATGCTTGATGTTGGTTTACATAAAATTGATAATGGCTACTTACAACAATATACTCAACAAACACTTCCTCCAGCGCTCAGCAAAAAAGGTGCTTATCAAGCAATTGGCGCTTATCATACCATAACAAAACTACTTGCAAACAACAGTAAACAACACGTAGAACATGACTATTATACTTTTGGTTTTACCGGCCTTTTAAGCGAAAGTCATAGAAAACAAACAGCTGAAGACCTTTATCAAACTCTTATAAAACTTATTTATACCTATAAACAACAGAATTATGAACCCATAATTACTCTGTGCGGATACAGCCATGGTGGCAATGTTATTTTATACACAGCTCAAGCTGCAGAGCGTTCACCAGCAGCAATTAGTATCGACACAGTAGTACTGCTTGGTACTCCCCTACAAACAGAAACTGCACAACTTGCTAAAAAAAGCATTTTTAAAACTGTTATAAATATCTACTCAACGGGCGATACAGTGCAAAGTGGCGATAGCTTCTCTACTCCTCATGGTATAACGCATCGTAAATTAAGCGATCTTTTTAATACACAAGAATATGTCAAAGTTTGTCCTGGTAAACATCTGTATGATCTTCAAATAACTGCAGATGAAGACAAACAAGCCTTTGGACACTGTGCTTATTGGTTTTTTAATCATTATAGCCCTGGTTTATTTAACACAACACCTGTTAACACTCAAGCTGTGTATAATACTCTTACTCCATTACCTCTTGTTATACTTATACCTTTAGTTAAAGAGTTGCTCAAAAAAACAAGTTTTACTTATCAAAATATAACTGACTTAACACTTTCACTTAATGCTCATGAGAGTTATTTTGGCTTCCAGGTGCTTAATGCACACAATAATCAGTGCTTACTAAAGTCAGCTAACATAAAAAATAGTGTAAGCCGTATACAACAGTATGCTCAAACAAGCTGGCAGCCCTACGTACACGAGAGCTTTAGTATGCGATTAGCAGTAGGTGCATTAACGGCCCTTCAAACACTTGTAACCTAG
- a CDS encoding sel1 repeat family protein has translation MKNSIYWASLSPFFLSLVCLSSLSAMDIPKQNLTALHAQYKNLPSNQALALALGLKEQHKSPQLMVLLFEHAALRGETEAHYHLGLLHAGSDRDKAYEYFQRAAVQCHRASCYQLAKLELNYKKDTTKAAYWTIEAIKPTHFIEVQNVYPFARWPRYSWCSEAFDLLGALLLGVYGVEAQVSMQELYESSKSDFQKTCDVGLKFYAQKDYSNALQVFSPLAQIKHPVALRMLKQPTLQNLDAKATITTQLSDVAILAPETEQVALKQALELNLKSEVQAAPENVEREKKVTPKKVRKKSRKNNLYDQLASLAEQGTCKSAIPLLGKILSANQDDKYLVKLFEEYTLLETIKSFADQEIVQGLYAWGLVLYVGTSSQVQNLAQAEEYFKAAAHKHYARAWYKLGCIEDKLKNIESALYCYTQSARSVKEVGDEILIDLGVEFVKKYASAKLPYAEGCAALLLLTSSTKEQFEKGVQYCGLLIDRLIDEPHLPIAHIFNDLAIVALLEEHADIKKNEHAAYLLAEIYFTVPEFKDPSKAINYLKLAASLKHPEGQAALGRRYSYGVDVKQNSSKALKFLQASHEQQCTTGTFHLALAYDQGVIVPKDQAKALELMGSPWLNNYFDALQYRASDLLNNKNGVCKDKQKIIDALENFVPHNTEAYFTLGSIYYNRRTKVNKALVNKGIRYLKIASDAGNGYASHLLGRIYYHGEGVKKSVDCGIEYLKKAVDLDNEAATEDLLNIYYARSQYDLALPLAEKLHTVHTNSHGTAFLGLFYAKGYAVGSELKKATNYLFTAFKMGTIVNGRIEDSALNLALQVIAAQLWLTQRAGDAWATTALKVLKSVTSDAGLLWQESDKMISVLQRKQA, from the coding sequence ATGAAAAATAGTATATACTGGGCTTCTTTGAGCCCGTTTTTTCTGTCATTGGTATGTTTGTCATCCCTAAGTGCTATGGATATCCCAAAGCAGAATCTAACAGCATTACATGCGCAGTATAAAAATCTGCCTAGCAATCAAGCTTTAGCTTTAGCTTTGGGTCTTAAAGAGCAGCACAAGAGCCCTCAATTAATGGTTTTGCTTTTTGAGCATGCTGCTTTACGAGGTGAAACTGAAGCACATTATCATCTTGGTTTATTACATGCAGGTAGTGATAGAGATAAAGCATATGAATACTTCCAGCGAGCAGCAGTTCAGTGTCATCGAGCATCTTGTTATCAATTGGCGAAATTAGAATTAAACTATAAAAAAGACACGACTAAAGCAGCTTATTGGACAATTGAGGCTATAAAGCCTACACATTTTATTGAAGTACAAAATGTCTATCCGTTTGCTCGATGGCCTCGTTACAGTTGGTGTTCAGAAGCATTTGATCTTTTAGGTGCTTTGCTTTTGGGCGTATATGGTGTTGAGGCTCAAGTAAGCATGCAAGAGCTTTATGAAAGTTCTAAAAGCGACTTTCAAAAAACGTGCGACGTAGGTTTAAAATTTTATGCCCAAAAAGACTATAGCAATGCTCTGCAAGTATTTTCCCCTCTTGCTCAGATTAAACATCCAGTAGCGCTGCGTATGCTCAAACAACCCACTTTACAAAATTTAGACGCTAAAGCTACAATAACCACTCAATTAAGTGATGTAGCTATACTAGCTCCCGAAACAGAACAGGTTGCTTTAAAACAAGCACTTGAACTGAATTTAAAGTCTGAAGTGCAGGCAGCACCCGAGAATGTTGAGAGAGAAAAAAAAGTTACTCCCAAAAAAGTACGTAAAAAATCGCGTAAAAATAACCTGTATGATCAGTTAGCTTCTCTTGCTGAGCAGGGTACCTGTAAGTCAGCGATCCCACTCTTAGGAAAAATTTTGAGCGCTAACCAGGATGATAAATACTTAGTTAAGCTCTTTGAAGAATATACTCTTCTTGAAACGATAAAAAGCTTTGCAGATCAAGAAATTGTGCAAGGCCTTTATGCTTGGGGTTTAGTTTTATATGTAGGAACAAGTAGCCAAGTACAAAATCTAGCGCAGGCAGAAGAGTATTTTAAAGCAGCTGCTCACAAGCATTATGCTCGAGCATGGTATAAACTTGGTTGTATTGAAGATAAGCTAAAAAACATTGAAAGTGCTTTGTATTGCTATACCCAGTCTGCTCGATCTGTTAAAGAAGTAGGCGATGAAATATTGATTGATTTAGGTGTTGAGTTTGTAAAAAAGTATGCTAGTGCTAAATTACCTTATGCTGAAGGATGTGCAGCTCTTTTGTTGTTGACAAGCAGTACTAAAGAACAATTTGAAAAGGGTGTTCAATACTGTGGCTTGCTTATTGATCGGCTTATAGATGAGCCGCACTTACCTATAGCTCATATATTTAACGATCTTGCAATAGTAGCATTGCTTGAAGAACATGCTGATATTAAAAAAAATGAGCATGCCGCCTATCTATTAGCAGAAATATATTTTACTGTCCCTGAGTTTAAAGATCCTAGTAAAGCTATTAACTATCTAAAATTAGCAGCAAGTTTAAAGCACCCTGAAGGTCAAGCAGCATTAGGTAGACGTTATAGTTATGGAGTTGATGTAAAGCAAAACTCAAGTAAGGCTTTAAAATTTTTGCAGGCATCTCATGAGCAACAGTGTACTACAGGTACTTTTCATTTAGCCCTAGCATATGATCAAGGTGTAATAGTGCCTAAAGATCAAGCTAAAGCTCTTGAGCTTATGGGTAGTCCTTGGCTTAATAACTATTTTGATGCGTTGCAATATAGAGCTTCAGATTTGTTAAATAATAAAAATGGAGTATGTAAAGATAAACAAAAAATAATTGATGCTCTTGAAAATTTTGTTCCTCATAATACTGAAGCATATTTTACCCTTGGCAGTATTTATTATAATAGACGTACTAAAGTAAATAAGGCCTTGGTTAATAAAGGGATACGCTATTTAAAAATAGCAAGTGACGCAGGTAATGGTTATGCTTCACATCTTTTAGGTAGAATTTATTACCATGGTGAAGGTGTAAAAAAAAGTGTTGATTGTGGTATAGAATATCTTAAGAAAGCTGTTGATTTAGATAATGAAGCTGCCACAGAAGATCTTCTTAATATTTATTATGCTCGTAGCCAATATGATTTAGCGTTGCCCTTAGCTGAAAAACTTCACACTGTTCATACTAATAGCCATGGTACAGCATTTCTAGGACTTTTTTATGCAAAAGGTTATGCAGTTGGTTCTGAGCTAAAAAAGGCTACAAACTATTTATTTACTGCCTTTAAAATGGGTACTATCGTTAATGGTAGGATTGAAGATAGTGCTCTTAATCTAGCTTTGCAAGTAATTGCTGCACAATTATGGCTTACTCAAAGAGCAGGTGACGCTTGGGCAACTACTGCTTTAAAAGTACTAAAATCAGTTACTAGTGATGCAGGATTACTTTGGCAAGAATCAGACAAGATGATCTCGGTACTACAACGTAAGCAAGCGTAA
- the sufB gene encoding Fe-S cluster assembly protein SufB yields the protein MSWLILSNSGDIMDYHYKSKQGLNKQIVIDISERKNEPGWMTDFRLKALEIFESLPLPAWGPDLSELNIQDIYYYIKPLEDQKTSWDDVPDKIKNTFEALGIPQAERTMLAGVGAQFESEVVYKSLKKEWSSKGVIFCDMTNGLALYPELFKKYFASIIPAHDNKFAALNSAVWSGGSFVYVPEGVHIDMPLQAYFRINQSQMGQFERTLIIAEKNAKVHYIEGCSAPIYKKSSLHSAVVEISAHEGSQVVYTTIQNWASNIYNLVTKRGIAYKNARISWVDGNFGSKVTMKYPSVILKEPGAQGDILSIAVASEGQHQDSGGKIIHLAPDTHSTIISKSISKNSGRASYRGLLKVAKGATNVRSRVQCDALMLDDQSQSDTYPTMLIHESEVDVGHEASVSKISDEQLFYLTSRGITKAAASAMIVNGFIEPFIKTLPMEYAVELNRLINAEMEGSIG from the coding sequence ATGAGTTGGCTCATACTATCGAACAGCGGGGATATAATGGATTATCACTATAAAAGCAAGCAAGGTCTTAACAAACAGATAGTAATTGACATATCAGAGCGTAAAAATGAACCAGGTTGGATGACCGACTTTAGGCTTAAAGCTCTTGAAATATTTGAGTCGTTGCCACTGCCTGCTTGGGGTCCTGATTTAAGTGAGCTTAACATTCAAGACATCTATTATTATATAAAGCCCTTAGAAGATCAAAAGACGTCGTGGGACGATGTACCTGATAAAATTAAAAATACTTTTGAAGCGCTTGGTATCCCTCAAGCTGAAAGAACTATGCTTGCAGGTGTAGGTGCTCAATTTGAATCTGAAGTTGTCTATAAAAGTTTAAAAAAAGAATGGTCGTCTAAAGGTGTTATCTTTTGCGATATGACGAATGGTTTAGCTCTTTATCCTGAATTATTTAAAAAATACTTTGCGTCTATTATACCTGCTCATGATAATAAATTCGCTGCGCTTAATTCAGCTGTATGGAGTGGTGGTAGTTTTGTATACGTTCCTGAAGGAGTGCATATAGATATGCCCTTGCAGGCCTATTTTCGTATAAATCAGTCACAAATGGGGCAATTTGAGCGGACACTTATTATTGCTGAAAAAAATGCGAAAGTGCACTATATAGAAGGGTGCAGTGCGCCTATTTATAAAAAAAGTTCTTTGCATAGTGCAGTAGTAGAAATTAGTGCTCACGAAGGATCTCAAGTGGTCTATACTACTATTCAAAACTGGGCTTCCAATATCTATAATTTGGTTACCAAGCGTGGTATAGCATATAAAAATGCACGTATTTCATGGGTTGACGGAAACTTTGGTAGTAAAGTAACTATGAAGTATCCTAGTGTGATACTAAAAGAACCTGGTGCTCAAGGTGATATACTCTCTATAGCAGTAGCATCAGAAGGGCAACATCAAGATTCAGGGGGCAAGATTATTCACTTAGCGCCTGACACTCATTCAACTATTATTTCTAAATCAATAAGTAAAAACTCAGGACGAGCAAGTTACAGAGGGCTACTCAAAGTAGCTAAGGGTGCTACAAATGTACGTTCTCGTGTACAATGTGACGCTTTAATGCTTGATGATCAATCACAATCAGATACCTATCCTACCATGCTTATACATGAATCAGAAGTTGACGTTGGTCATGAAGCTTCTGTGTCTAAAATAAGTGATGAGCAACTATTTTATTTAACGAGTCGTGGTATAACTAAAGCAGCAGCAAGCGCTATGATAGTAAATGGTTTTATTGAGCCGTTTATTAAAACATTGCCTATGGAATATGCTGTTGAGCTTAATAGGCTTATTAATGCTGAAATGGAGGGGTCAATTGGTTAA
- the sufC gene encoding Fe-S cluster assembly ATPase SufC, which translates to MLYLKNVSIALDTKPIIDTLSLSFSAGTVHALMGPNGSGKSTLAATLMGHPAYTLTSGQLLLDTSDLSALPVEKRARAGLFLAAQYPQEVPGVQVFTFLKEAHRMLTGQDIAVSAFKELVYAAFDRVNLDHSFVYRNLHEGFSGGEKKRLEIAQLLLFSPKVALLDEIDSGLDVDALKLVAQALQYAKSVNPDLVLILITHYNRILEYIVPDYVHVISCGRLVASGSHELAHTIEQRGYNGLSL; encoded by the coding sequence ATGCTTTACTTAAAAAACGTTTCTATTGCTCTTGATACTAAACCTATTATTGACACTCTTTCCCTTTCTTTTTCTGCTGGCACAGTACATGCTTTAATGGGGCCTAATGGCTCAGGCAAAAGCACTCTGGCAGCTACCCTTATGGGTCACCCTGCTTATACGCTTACCAGTGGGCAACTACTTCTTGATACTAGTGATCTAAGTGCGTTGCCGGTAGAAAAACGGGCACGTGCAGGGTTGTTTTTAGCAGCTCAGTATCCTCAAGAAGTGCCTGGTGTACAAGTCTTTACTTTTCTTAAAGAAGCTCATCGTATGCTTACTGGTCAAGATATAGCAGTATCTGCTTTTAAAGAGCTTGTATACGCTGCTTTTGACAGGGTTAATTTAGATCATAGCTTTGTCTATCGTAATCTGCACGAAGGTTTTTCTGGTGGCGAGAAAAAACGGTTAGAAATTGCACAATTATTATTGTTTTCTCCTAAAGTAGCTTTACTTGATGAAATAGACTCTGGTCTTGATGTTGATGCTTTAAAACTAGTTGCTCAAGCATTACAATATGCAAAGTCAGTAAATCCTGATTTGGTATTGATACTTATTACCCATTATAATCGTATTTTAGAGTATATAGTGCCCGATTACGTACACGTTATCTCTTGCGGTAGATTAGTAGCTTCAGGTTCTCATGAGTTGGCTCATACTATCGAACAGCGGGGATATAATGGATTATCACTATAA
- the trxB gene encoding thioredoxin-disulfide reductase, whose protein sequence is MKTRKTLCSIAIGLLSSCLVMCRAENTFDNPATYRELDIKQAYTKENVIPVAILGGGPAGLTAAMYTTRARIHTVVFTGPVPGGQLTNTTLVENWPGIAKMQGYEIMDILQKQVQDFGAVIIEDTVTKVDFDQWPFVLMTESGRVMHALTIVIATGSAPRQLGIPGELEYWGRGVTPCALCDCGFFKGKDVVVVGGGDGAVEEALQLASHAKTVTIIVRKDRMRAAKSMQERLEDYKNVSIVYNKQILEVVGDGNAVTGLKIKDFETDQESLLTAQGLFLAIGHNPNTSLFSNYLAINNAGYLELEGRSQTTSVKGVFAAGDVEDSKFRQAVVASSSGCKAGLEAVEWLRDIGLTELVARKLQLFAEETEVQIN, encoded by the coding sequence ATGAAAACAAGAAAAACTTTGTGTAGTATAGCTATTGGTCTTTTAAGCTCTTGTTTAGTTATGTGTAGGGCTGAAAATACTTTTGACAATCCAGCAACTTATAGAGAGCTTGATATTAAGCAAGCCTATACTAAAGAAAATGTTATACCAGTTGCTATTTTAGGCGGTGGCCCTGCAGGCTTAACAGCTGCCATGTATACTACACGAGCTCGTATACATACGGTTGTTTTCACTGGTCCAGTACCTGGGGGACAGCTTACTAATACTACACTTGTTGAAAACTGGCCTGGCATTGCAAAAATGCAAGGATACGAAATTATGGATATTTTACAAAAACAAGTTCAAGATTTTGGTGCAGTTATTATTGAAGACACAGTAACTAAAGTGGACTTTGATCAATGGCCTTTTGTATTAATGACAGAATCAGGAAGGGTTATGCATGCACTTACCATAGTAATTGCTACAGGATCAGCACCGCGGCAATTAGGCATTCCTGGTGAGCTTGAGTATTGGGGACGAGGTGTAACACCTTGTGCATTATGCGATTGCGGATTTTTTAAGGGTAAAGATGTAGTAGTAGTTGGTGGTGGTGATGGTGCAGTTGAAGAAGCTTTACAATTAGCTTCTCATGCAAAAACGGTTACTATTATTGTGCGTAAAGACCGTATGAGAGCAGCTAAAAGCATGCAAGAAAGACTTGAAGATTATAAAAATGTAAGCATAGTCTACAACAAGCAAATTCTTGAAGTTGTGGGTGATGGTAATGCAGTTACGGGTCTTAAAATAAAAGATTTTGAAACAGATCAAGAAAGTTTGTTGACTGCTCAAGGGCTATTCTTAGCTATAGGCCATAATCCTAATACAAGTCTATTTAGTAATTATTTAGCTATAAATAATGCAGGATATTTAGAGCTTGAAGGACGCTCACAAACTACTTCGGTTAAAGGCGTCTTTGCTGCAGGTGATGTTGAAGATAGTAAATTCAGACAAGCAGTAGTTGCATCTTCAAGTGGCTGTAAAGCAGGACTTGAAGCAGTTGAGTGGTTGCGTGATATAGGTCTTACCGAGCTAGTAGCACGTAAACTACAATTATTTGCTGAAGAGACAGAAGTACAGATTAATTAA
- the brnQ gene encoding branched-chain amino acid transport system II carrier protein translates to MKKYFQSTTLTTGLAIFAMLFGAGNLIFPPKVGIVSGTQTWLGLTAFIITAVLLPLVGLIGMVFFDGDYRAFFARTGKIPGNLLILFCMLTIGPLLIMPRIVGLTYELISPFVGESCSILWFSLFFALLTFVCCYHKNKIVDLLGKILSPLKLLSMFTIISLGFWFRKPMAVVSTPSWEIFKTNFQEGYNTFDLVGMIFFAYIIIAILKRTAAPEITSNHRALAKVMLRGGIIGGFLLTLVYIGMGYLGAFHGQGLGHLDEGKIFITTIIRVLGDKGAVFISLTVLVACLSTMIALASVVSEYLRNDILQRKVGYTTALTLVLGLTTVIAQLKLKGLLYYSIPLILMVYPVIIVLTFCNIAYKLWGFKPVKIPVLLAFLLSAYMYGPEFIRRIKTGVPATSVAQEIAPL, encoded by the coding sequence ATGAAAAAATATTTTCAGTCAACCACACTTACTACCGGGCTAGCTATATTTGCTATGCTTTTTGGTGCAGGTAATTTAATTTTCCCTCCTAAAGTTGGCATCGTTTCTGGTACGCAGACATGGTTAGGGTTAACAGCGTTTATTATTACTGCCGTTTTATTACCGCTAGTTGGCCTTATTGGTATGGTTTTTTTTGATGGCGACTACAGGGCTTTCTTTGCTCGTACAGGTAAAATACCAGGTAATTTACTGATACTTTTCTGCATGCTTACTATAGGGCCCCTCTTAATTATGCCTCGTATTGTAGGGCTTACCTACGAGTTAATCTCACCGTTTGTGGGTGAATCCTGCAGCATACTCTGGTTTAGTCTGTTTTTTGCACTCTTAACGTTTGTTTGCTGCTACCATAAAAATAAAATTGTTGATTTACTGGGTAAAATTTTAAGCCCGCTTAAACTGCTCTCTATGTTTACGATTATATCTTTAGGATTTTGGTTTCGTAAACCTATGGCAGTAGTATCTACGCCTTCATGGGAAATATTTAAGACTAACTTTCAAGAAGGCTACAACACTTTTGATTTAGTGGGCATGATATTTTTTGCTTATATTATCATCGCCATTTTAAAGCGTACTGCTGCTCCAGAAATTACGAGTAATCATCGTGCCTTAGCTAAAGTTATGCTCCGTGGGGGTATTATAGGAGGATTTCTTTTAACTCTTGTGTATATTGGCATGGGATACTTAGGAGCTTTTCATGGTCAAGGGCTTGGTCACCTCGATGAAGGTAAAATTTTTATTACCACTATAATCCGTGTTCTTGGCGACAAAGGGGCTGTCTTTATCAGTCTTACAGTACTTGTAGCATGTCTTTCAACTATGATTGCTCTTGCTTCAGTAGTAAGTGAGTATCTACGCAACGATATTTTACAACGCAAAGTAGGCTATACTACAGCACTCACGTTAGTACTTGGATTAACAACAGTAATTGCTCAACTTAAGCTTAAGGGGTTACTCTACTATTCAATACCACTTATTTTAATGGTATATCCTGTTATTATAGTGCTAACGTTTTGTAATATAGCTTATAAACTCTGGGGCTTTAAACCAGTTAAAATACCCGTATTACTAGCGTTTTTACTTAGCGCCTACATGTATGGCCCTGAATTTATCAGACGTATTAAAACAGGTGTTCCAGCAACATCAGTTGCTCAAGAAATAGCACCGCTCTAA
- a CDS encoding SufD family Fe-S cluster assembly protein, whose protein sequence is MLKWRGQLVNNTLFPSDSLVEFWYNASNKVSKLAAYQAQAFDAYKKLSNQQTTTAFSRFVSVQFDWAPYTVIDQSSSFKDLGNGAWSNDLAQSYSEHTEVKHYTDKLFLNITNYSALQLLTLACGYSKVVYIPAYAQVKLLLNDLLNYQRSSLVINSTLFIIGAGAQVTIVDTYNPENQSAQLSSLWGCIGAGASVFVVQEHALSLESHVLLHDSWFLDSHAQLKIIKAVTGGALSSLQHDFMLEGLQASVSCNFASILKKNQHNAFSTRQYHTGEKTESSINIKNVLYDTSRALYEGTIFGSKEARAMLADQQQRALLMSNVARVCAIPSLEIKTKEVHCRHGSAVGKVNREQLLYLQSRGFTPEQAQKLLVEAFLEDISRGLLQEELPQVFALIQRIKNYCFLT, encoded by the coding sequence ATGCTGAAATGGAGGGGTCAATTGGTTAATAACACTCTGTTTCCATCAGATTCTCTAGTAGAGTTTTGGTATAACGCATCTAATAAAGTATCTAAGCTAGCGGCCTATCAAGCACAAGCTTTTGATGCTTATAAAAAGCTGTCTAATCAACAAACTACTACCGCTTTTTCACGTTTTGTATCCGTACAGTTTGATTGGGCCCCGTATACAGTTATAGATCAGAGCTCAAGCTTTAAAGATCTAGGTAATGGTGCATGGTCTAATGATCTAGCTCAATCCTATAGTGAGCATACAGAAGTTAAGCATTATACAGATAAGCTGTTTTTAAACATAACTAATTACAGCGCACTACAACTGCTTACCCTTGCTTGTGGTTATAGTAAAGTTGTGTATATACCTGCTTATGCTCAGGTAAAGCTATTGCTTAACGATCTTTTAAATTATCAACGCAGTAGTTTAGTGATAAATTCTACTTTATTTATTATTGGTGCAGGAGCTCAAGTAACTATTGTTGATACTTATAATCCAGAAAATCAGTCTGCTCAACTAAGCAGTTTGTGGGGATGTATAGGTGCTGGAGCTTCTGTGTTTGTGGTACAAGAGCATGCTCTTTCACTTGAATCTCATGTTCTTTTACATGACTCATGGTTTTTAGATTCTCATGCGCAACTAAAAATAATTAAAGCAGTTACTGGCGGTGCGTTAAGCTCTTTGCAGCATGATTTTATGCTCGAAGGGTTGCAAGCATCTGTTTCTTGTAATTTTGCGTCTATTCTTAAAAAAAATCAGCACAATGCTTTTAGTACACGCCAGTACCATACGGGTGAAAAAACAGAAAGCAGCATTAACATTAAAAATGTATTATATGATACTTCGCGTGCATTGTATGAAGGTACTATTTTTGGTAGTAAAGAAGCTCGCGCTATGCTTGCCGATCAGCAACAACGCGCTTTGCTTATGAGTAATGTTGCTCGTGTATGTGCAATACCCTCTTTAGAAATTAAGACAAAAGAGGTACACTGTCGTCATGGTAGTGCTGTGGGTAAAGTAAACAGAGAGCAACTGCTTTATTTACAGTCACGTGGCTTTACCCCAGAGCAAGCTCAAAAGCTTTTAGTTGAAGCTTTTCTAGAAGATATCTCTAGAGGATTACTCCAAGAAGAGTTGCCTCAGGTGTTTGCATTAATTCAACGTATTAAAAATTATTGTTTCTTAACTTAA